The Bacillus sp. Marseille-Q1617 genome has a segment encoding these proteins:
- the sirA gene encoding sporulation inhibitor of replication protein SirA — MRSYQIYWIEEPFANHYYGRERMFFGLFSEWEASKGELNQIIAKQVDFITKPIPYLPTQRILQHELVKVEGSKWIDTTAQIERKDSGATLILNEKCMTIESWGPHDCEYIFFEILRRNMGQLLAIDLKNERYGWLKPIKQRKFIY, encoded by the coding sequence GTGAGAAGTTATCAAATCTATTGGATTGAAGAACCATTTGCCAACCACTACTATGGACGTGAAAGAATGTTCTTTGGGCTTTTTTCAGAATGGGAAGCAAGCAAAGGAGAACTGAATCAAATCATCGCTAAACAAGTAGACTTCATCACTAAACCCATACCTTACCTTCCTACTCAAAGAATCCTGCAGCATGAACTGGTAAAGGTTGAAGGTTCAAAGTGGATAGACACAACTGCGCAGATTGAACGAAAAGATTCGGGAGCAACCCTTATTCTGAACGAAAAATGCATGACGATAGAATCATGGGGTCCCCATGACTGCGAGTATATATTTTTTGAAATCTTAAGAAGGAATATGGGGCAATTACTGGCTATTGATTTGAAAAACGAACGGTACGGCTGGTTGAAACCTATAAAACAAAGAAAATTTATATATTAA
- a CDS encoding ABC transporter transmembrane domain-containing protein produces MKVFLDLKWFFIQEKRSYITGTVILLFVALLQLIPPKIVGIVVDSVKNNNLTSAQLMKWVIILAVTALSMYGLRFVWRIMIFGSATKLSRLLRNRLYHHFTKMSPSFYQKRRVGDLMAHATNDLQAIQQTAGSGVLTLVDSLATGGFVIIAMAFTISWKLTLIALIPMPFMALLTNYYGTLLHKRFHKAQEAFSALNDKTQESVSGIKVIKTFGQEKEDIESFKEQSRDVVKKNVAVAKVDSLFDPTISIIVGISFFLSIVFGSRMVVGGELTIGELISFTTYLGLLIWPMLAFGWLFNIVERGRASYDRVSGLLSEEIEIKDKENALEQCPSGDIEYQVDSFSYPDEEKIALKNIHFKVEKGSTIGIVGKTGAGKTTILRMLLREFEGYQGEILFGDLSIKEYKLSKLREAIGYVPQDHFLFSSTIFENIAFTNPLIERRHVEEAAKLAQIHEDIMDFTHGYETVVGERGVSLSGGQKQRISIARALLMDPEVLLLDDSLSAVDAKTEEAILSSLRENRAGKTTIITAHRLSAIQHADLIVVFDGGRIVERGTHEELMGHKGKYREMYLRQQLEELVEHGG; encoded by the coding sequence ATGAAGGTCTTTTTAGATTTAAAGTGGTTCTTTATACAAGAGAAAAGATCGTATATAACGGGGACGGTCATACTCTTGTTCGTAGCATTACTACAGTTGATCCCACCTAAAATTGTCGGAATTGTGGTGGATAGTGTTAAAAATAATAACCTTACTTCCGCTCAGCTGATGAAATGGGTGATCATTCTCGCTGTAACAGCCCTTTCTATGTATGGTCTTCGTTTCGTATGGCGTATCATGATATTCGGATCAGCCACAAAGCTTTCCCGATTACTGAGAAATCGCCTGTATCACCATTTCACGAAGATGTCCCCATCTTTTTATCAAAAGAGAAGGGTCGGCGATCTTATGGCTCATGCTACGAATGATTTACAGGCAATTCAGCAGACGGCCGGGTCCGGTGTCCTGACACTTGTCGATTCACTTGCCACGGGCGGGTTTGTCATCATTGCCATGGCATTCACAATCAGTTGGAAGCTGACCCTGATTGCACTCATCCCCATGCCGTTTATGGCGCTGTTGACCAATTACTACGGTACACTTCTGCATAAACGTTTTCATAAAGCGCAGGAAGCGTTTTCGGCTTTAAATGATAAGACCCAGGAAAGTGTCTCGGGAATAAAGGTGATCAAAACGTTTGGGCAGGAAAAAGAAGATATCGAGTCATTTAAAGAACAATCAAGAGATGTGGTAAAGAAAAATGTGGCGGTTGCAAAAGTTGACTCGTTATTCGATCCGACCATATCCATTATTGTAGGAATCTCATTTTTCCTATCCATTGTTTTTGGGTCCCGTATGGTCGTTGGTGGAGAGTTGACGATCGGTGAATTGATTTCTTTTACCACCTATTTGGGATTATTGATATGGCCTATGCTTGCTTTCGGCTGGCTCTTTAATATCGTGGAAAGGGGGAGGGCTTCCTATGACCGGGTATCGGGTCTGTTAAGCGAAGAGATTGAAATTAAAGATAAAGAAAATGCACTGGAGCAATGTCCTTCAGGAGATATTGAGTATCAGGTGGATTCTTTTTCTTATCCCGATGAAGAAAAAATTGCATTAAAAAATATTCATTTCAAAGTCGAAAAGGGCAGCACGATCGGTATTGTCGGAAAAACGGGTGCCGGTAAAACCACTATTTTACGGATGTTATTAAGGGAATTTGAAGGGTATCAAGGAGAAATACTTTTTGGTGACCTTTCAATAAAAGAGTATAAACTTTCAAAATTGAGGGAAGCGATTGGTTACGTCCCGCAGGACCATTTCTTGTTTTCGTCAACCATTTTTGAAAACATAGCATTTACAAACCCGCTCATTGAGCGCCGTCATGTGGAAGAAGCTGCAAAGCTTGCACAAATTCACGAAGATATCATGGATTTCACTCACGGCTACGAAACCGTAGTAGGTGAAAGGGGTGTTTCATTATCAGGAGGACAGAAACAGCGTATTTCAATCGCCAGGGCACTCCTTATGGACCCTGAAGTTTTGCTCCTTGATGATTCACTCTCAGCGGTGGATGCAAAAACTGAAGAAGCCATCTTGTCCTCTTTAAGGGAAAATAGAGCTGGTAAAACGACCATCATCACTGCTCATAGACTTAGCGCAATTCAGCATGCAGATCTCATTGTCGTATTCGATGGCGGAAGAATTGTTGAACGGGGGACTCATGAAGAGTTGATGGGTCATAAAGGTAAATACAGAGAAATGTATCTTAGACAGCAGTTAGAAGAACTGGTAGAGCATGGGGGGTAA
- a CDS encoding YneF family protein, which produces MSTTWLLILVGVLALLAGIALGFFIARKYMMSYLKKNPPINEQMLRMMMMQMGQKPSQKKINQMMNAMNKNMK; this is translated from the coding sequence ATGTCAACGACTTGGCTACTTATTCTAGTTGGAGTTCTAGCATTACTTGCCGGAATTGCACTAGGATTTTTCATTGCTCGTAAATACATGATGAGCTACTTAAAGAAAAATCCACCTATTAACGAACAAATGCTTCGCATGATGATGATGCAGATGGGACAGAAACCGTCACAGAAGAAAATCAATCAAATGATGAATGCAATGAACAAAAATATGAAGTAA
- a CDS encoding CamS family sex pheromone protein has protein sequence MKKWMMASLSFLVLLSGCNNNKTQEVIDEETLEVQDSAASDTREYLTYKINRDKKSINRGLITMMINNRSDMDEIETGLMSLSTDHFSPEDYVYQEGQYLNNINSWLGRESKENEEGLNPSIKITEGMGWEERIEREKKDPMYLAYIHEQNYVDSKGKIQGISLGFAMNKIDYIRVKDSKGLMHFDEKVIDDKVLEEYGKEAAQKVVSRIRSMKELKNVPIFVSIYKLQPINSVVPGTYFTSSFVDDNDKTIKKWEDIKEKYYYFPSKEGEEKDRDLQNRIRDLEDYVSKYFSHQDIEFVGKALYKKDNLNQLVIDVHTGMVKETELVGFAQAIGPEIVDYFPHMPVYLYVKTPKGLKATIVKEVDQEPFVEIHE, from the coding sequence ATGAAAAAATGGATGATGGCTTCACTTTCATTTTTGGTGTTATTGTCGGGTTGTAATAATAATAAGACTCAAGAAGTGATAGATGAAGAAACACTTGAAGTACAAGATAGCGCGGCGAGTGATACCCGTGAATATCTTACCTATAAAATCAATAGAGATAAGAAATCCATTAACAGGGGTTTAATCACTATGATGATAAACAACCGAAGTGACATGGATGAAATCGAGACGGGACTAATGTCTTTATCAACAGATCATTTTTCCCCGGAAGATTATGTTTATCAAGAGGGACAGTATTTGAATAATATCAATTCCTGGTTAGGCAGGGAATCGAAGGAAAATGAGGAAGGGCTCAATCCGTCCATTAAGATTACAGAAGGAATGGGCTGGGAAGAGAGGATTGAACGTGAAAAGAAAGACCCTATGTATCTTGCCTATATTCACGAACAGAATTACGTTGACTCAAAAGGGAAAATACAAGGGATTTCATTAGGATTTGCGATGAATAAAATTGATTACATACGTGTAAAAGATTCCAAGGGATTAATGCATTTTGATGAAAAGGTCATTGATGATAAGGTGTTGGAAGAATACGGCAAGGAAGCCGCCCAGAAAGTCGTCAGCAGAATTCGTTCCATGAAAGAATTAAAAAATGTACCGATTTTTGTTTCGATCTATAAATTACAGCCAATCAACAGTGTCGTCCCCGGTACTTATTTCACGAGCAGTTTTGTCGACGATAATGACAAAACGATAAAAAAATGGGAAGACATCAAAGAGAAGTACTATTACTTTCCAAGTAAGGAAGGAGAAGAAAAAGACCGTGATCTCCAGAACCGCATAAGGGATTTAGAAGATTACGTCTCTAAATATTTCTCTCACCAGGATATTGAATTTGTGGGAAAAGCACTGTACAAAAAAGATAATTTAAACCAACTGGTCATCGATGTCCATACGGGTATGGTCAAAGAAACCGAGCTTGTAGGATTCGCACAGGCAATTGGACCTGAAATTGTCGACTATTTCCCTCATATGCCCGTATATCTCTATGTGAAGACTCCCAAAGGGCTTAAAGCAACAATTGTGAAAGAAGTCGATCAAGAACCATTTGTTGAAATTCATGAATAA